The Rhineura floridana isolate rRhiFlo1 chromosome 8, rRhiFlo1.hap2, whole genome shotgun sequence genome includes a region encoding these proteins:
- the ECHDC3 gene encoding enoyl-CoA hydratase domain-containing protein 3, mitochondrial: protein MAAAVVGLWRAKLSRPLLGTRGAFASGGGGAPNAPGRQQAAEQKLTRTWQLDGIRNVVLNNPLKRNALSLSMLKSLREDVLHDIESTDLRVIIISGVGPVFSSGHDLKELTREDGKEHHREVFQTCSELMTLLPKLPVPVIAKVNGLATAAGCQLVASCDIAVASEKSRFATPGVNVGLFCSTPAVAVGRSLPRKVALEMLFTGEPMTAQDALLHGLVSRVVPEDKLEDETLRIARRICESSRSVLALGKATFYKQMEQDVCSAYRMTSQVMVDNLALKDGQEGIEAFISKRKPAWSHSLKTPWNKHL, encoded by the exons ATGGCTGCTGCGGTCGTCGGGCTCTGGAGGGCGAAGCTCTCGCGACCCCTCCTCGGCACTCGGGGCGCCTTTGCAAGCGGCGGTGGCGGCGCCCCAAACGCACCAGGGCGGCAGCAGGCGGCAGAGCAGAAGCTTACTCGCACGTGGCAGCTGGATGGCATCAG GAACGTTGTTTTGAACAACCCTCTCAAAAGGAATGCGCTTTCTCTTTCCATGCTAAAGTCTCTCCGTGAGGACGTTCTCCACGATATTGAAAGCACTGACCTGCGAGTCATTATAATTTCAG GCGTAGGGCCCGTTTTCTCCTCTGGGCATGACTTGAAGGAACTGACACGCGAGGATGGCAAGGAGCACCACAGGGAAGTCTTTCAGACCTGCTCGGAG CTcatgaccctgctccccaaacttCCTGTTCCTGTAATCGCCAAGGTGAATGGCCTTGCCACTGCAGCCGGCTGCCAGTTGGTGGCAAGCTGTGATATTGCCGTGGCCAGCGAGAAATCCCGGTTTGCCACTCCTGGAGTCAACGTTGGTCTGTTCTGCTCCACCCCTGCAGTGGCTGTCGGGAGATCTCTCCCTAGAAAG GTCGCGCTGGAGATGCTGTTCACGGGAGAGCCTATGACTGCTCAGGATGCGCTTCTGCACGGGCTCGTCAGCAGGGTGGTACCAGAGGACAAGTTAGAAGACGAGACCCTGCGAATCGCCCGCAGGATATGTGAGAGCAGCCGGTCCGTTTTGGCCCTTGGGAAAGCCACCTTTTACAAGCAGATGGAGCAAGACGTCTGCTCCGCTTACAGAATGACCTCCCAGGTCATGGTGGACAACCTTGCCCTGAAGGATGGGCAGGAGGGGATCGAGGCCTTCATCTCGAAACGCAAGCCTGCCTGGTCACATTCCCTTAAGACGCCATGGAATAAACATTTGTAG